The uncultured Desulfovibrio sp. region AGGATGGTATAGCACACGCCGGACTCGCGGGCCACATGGGCCAGATGTTTGCCGCTGATGCCAAAGCCCACAATAATCAGGTGGTCTTCCATAGCGCAGGCACCTTCGTGGTCTTCGCCCTTGGCGAGCATCCTTTCGTTGCGCTTGCCCGCCACCTTGTCTGCAAGACGCGGGGCCACAGCCATAAGGCCGGGGGTCAGCATCATGGTGAGCACGCTGACATCAAGGAATGTCTGGTAGGCGTTCATGTCGAACAGCCCGGCCGCCAGACCCGATGCCGCAAGAACAAAGGCAAACTCGCCCACCTGCGCGAGAGAAAGGGAGGTGATGATGGCTGCGCGCAAGGGATAACCCTGCACCAGCACCGAAGGCAGGGTGAGCAGGGATTTTATGACGATGAACAGCACCGTCAGAACAATAATGGCGACAAAATGCTGTAAAAAAAATTCCAGATTCAGCATCATGCCTACCGAGATGAAAAACAGGCTCATGAAAACGTCGCGGTAGGGCAGAATACCCGAAATGACGCTCATGCTGTATTCCGAGCGGGCGAGCATCAAACCGGCCAGGAAGGCCCCGAGCGAGAGCGAAAGCCCCAGATAGTTGGTAAGCATGGCCATGCCAAGGCACAGGCCAAGAGTGGAGAGCAGCAGTATTTCCCTCGTGCGGGTGCGCACCACGGCTTCCATAAGCCTGTTGAGGCCAAAGCGGGCAAACAGCAGCACGCAGCCCAGCACCGCCACCACGCGCAGGGTGGAGAACACAGCGCCCTGGAGCGAAAGCTCAAGCGTGCCCGCTAGCAGGGGCACCGCCAGCAGCATGGGCGCTACCATAATGTCTTGAAAAACAAGAATGGCGAGGGAAAGGCGGCCTGTGGGCGTGTTTGTGGCCCCGCGCTCCTGCAAAATGCGCAGCACGATGGCTGAGGACGAGAGCGCCACCAGACAGCCCCAGAAAAGGCCTTTCTGGTATGTGGCGTCGCGCAGCAGCATGGCTATGCCCGCCACGGCAAGAACCGTCAGGCCGATTTGCAGGCTGCCGCCCAGAAAAACTGGTCGTTTCAGGCGGTTGAGGGCCTCGCCAGAAAGTTCCATACCAATGGTGAACAGCAGCATGGCAACGCCGAGTTCAGCAATATGGTCAATGGCCTGCATATCCTTGACGATACCCAGCAGGGAAGGGCCGCACAAAACGCCTGTAAGCAGAAAGCCCACGGTGGCGGGCAGTTTTATTTTGTTACAGACGATGGTGACGAATATGGAAAGAAGAAAAATAATGACGATTTCATAGAGCAAAGGAACTTCCATGGAGCCTCCTGCGGCAATCTAACACTGCGACCATATACAGCGCAAGACGCGCTGCCGCAACAATGTTTGCGGCAGCGCGATGCTCGTCCAACTGGTTGCAGTGTAAGGCAGGGTTGTCGTTGCAGCGCAAAAACTCAGCGGCTTTCGCGCATGTCGGGCAGAGCCACAAAAGGCCCGACAGTTATGCCCTGCGCCGGGGCCTGCATGACCTGTTTGCCATCGTCCATGCGTACCAGACCATTGGGCAGAAATTCTACCCGCAGGGGAACAACCACTGTGCGCAACATGGTGAGCTGATCTTTTTCCATGCGCGGCGACATGCATTTTTGCTCCTTGCCCTGCTGCCAGCGCAGGGAGCAGGCGGCGGTGACAAGGCTTGAAACCGTGCCGTCTTCATCAAAGCACAGGGAATTGGTGTCCCCGCAGATGGCCGAGGCGGCGGGGTCGTAGGCCGCAATCTGCCCAACGGAGGTCGGCACATGCGCAGGGCGCGCCGGTTCGCAGCTTCGCAGCGCGCCGCTCTCGTAAAAGGCGCAGCCGTACCTCACGGGCATGGGGCCAAGTGGGGTAACGAGCCTGATTGTTTCGCCGGGCCAGAAGGTGACGCTTTCCAGCACGCCTGAAGGATAGAAACGCAGGCCCTGAATCTTGGCGCTTATTTCCTGTCCGTGCAGGGAGAGGGATATCTGGCTTGCCAGTTTGCGCTCGTCCTGTTCTGTCCAGTAGCCGCTGAGTTTGCCCTTGCGCAGGAGTATGCGCTTGAGCGCGCCGTTTCCGTGCCATGCCAGCCATTCGGCGGGCATGTCGCCAAGAGGTGTGTTTACAGTTGTTTGATTTTGCAGTTCCAGACTGCGCCACATGCCGTTGGGGTAGAGGCAAAAGCTTTTGCCGCTGCTGCGGCGCACGTCTTCGGCTTCGTAAAGGGGAGTGAGCCAGCCGTGGGGCGTGGGCACGGTATCTTCTGCCAGCAGGCGGCAATCCTGCGGCGCGCCGCCGGGCCAGCGGGAGAGCACATGCACGTTGGCGATGGTGCCATAGGGCGTAGCCACAGTATCAAATTGCAGGGCGGTACCCATATCATAGACTCCTTGGAGCATGTAACACTTGAAATGCTCGTTTGCGTCAGGCAAAGCCTCTCAGCTCGCATTTCGTGGCAAGCATTTTCA contains the following coding sequences:
- a CDS encoding cation:proton antiporter, whose amino-acid sequence is MEVPLLYEIVIIFLLSIFVTIVCNKIKLPATVGFLLTGVLCGPSLLGIVKDMQAIDHIAELGVAMLLFTIGMELSGEALNRLKRPVFLGGSLQIGLTVLAVAGIAMLLRDATYQKGLFWGCLVALSSSAIVLRILQERGATNTPTGRLSLAILVFQDIMVAPMLLAVPLLAGTLELSLQGAVFSTLRVVAVLGCVLLFARFGLNRLMEAVVRTRTREILLLSTLGLCLGMAMLTNYLGLSLSLGAFLAGLMLARSEYSMSVISGILPYRDVFMSLFFISVGMMLNLEFFLQHFVAIIVLTVLFIVIKSLLTLPSVLVQGYPLRAAIITSLSLAQVGEFAFVLAASGLAAGLFDMNAYQTFLDVSVLTMMLTPGLMAVAPRLADKVAGKRNERMLAKGEDHEGACAMEDHLIIVGFGISGKHLAHVARESGVCYTILEMNPETVTRYRHKEPISHGDASQPIVLEHLGVTKARVLAIVISDPAAVRSIVIEARRFNPNLHIIARTRFVSEVAPLRGLGADEVIAEEFETSIEVFSRVLTRYLVPRQDIDTFAARIRQENYRMIRRMSATVNSLDSMVSRLPDMGVQAMRLAAASPLCGISLAQSQMRRKYGVTVIAILRNGVTQASPEANDLFEADDVVYLFGKTDKLLAIAPLFSGPLREPGKETSPPPKAA